One genomic segment of Streptomyces sp. TLI_146 includes these proteins:
- a CDS encoding winged helix-turn-helix domain-containing protein has translation MTLRIHFTADDLARTRLAEGPRPLLELDVALRVLRESAHPVRFDAWRRESFARLAPRARLAFEAVPVKGWSLEFLLPAEPGSAQELWERVRATPAPRIREQVDQWAGRVRRIPPWAGRLAEDPLFVRELVDVFEDTYEQLVAPYWPRIGQLADTDRAMRMRQLAEGGVERLLQGLNPRRVRWNPPVLELTMASGHEGDLYLEGRGLLLIPTLFGSAFPVFEDAGPQPWISFPIGHDRTPWFPLPATVTAGALTGTPRSLAALLGRTRATVLCAIAEHPGLTTSQLASRAGISPASASEHATVLRSAGLVSTARDRNAVLHTPTAAGIGLLNASTADTAGPEPAVLRA, from the coding sequence GTGACGCTGCGCATACACTTCACGGCCGACGACCTCGCCCGCACCCGGCTGGCGGAGGGACCGCGTCCGCTGCTCGAACTGGACGTCGCCCTGCGGGTGTTGCGGGAGTCCGCGCACCCGGTGCGCTTCGACGCGTGGCGGCGCGAGTCGTTCGCCCGGCTGGCGCCCCGGGCCCGGCTCGCCTTCGAGGCGGTGCCCGTCAAGGGCTGGTCGCTGGAGTTCCTCCTGCCGGCGGAGCCCGGCAGCGCCCAGGAGTTGTGGGAGAGGGTGCGCGCCACCCCGGCGCCGCGGATACGCGAACAGGTCGACCAGTGGGCGGGCCGGGTCCGGCGGATTCCCCCGTGGGCGGGCCGCCTCGCCGAGGACCCGCTCTTCGTACGGGAGCTGGTCGACGTCTTCGAGGACACCTACGAGCAGCTCGTCGCGCCGTACTGGCCCCGGATCGGACAACTCGCGGACACCGACCGGGCGATGCGGATGCGCCAGCTCGCCGAGGGCGGGGTGGAGCGGCTGCTCCAGGGGCTCAACCCGCGCCGGGTGCGCTGGAACCCACCGGTGCTCGAACTGACCATGGCCTCCGGCCACGAGGGCGATCTGTATCTCGAAGGGCGGGGCCTGCTGCTCATCCCCACGCTCTTCGGCTCGGCGTTCCCCGTCTTCGAAGACGCCGGGCCGCAGCCCTGGATCAGCTTCCCCATCGGCCACGACCGCACACCGTGGTTCCCCCTGCCCGCGACGGTGACCGCGGGCGCCCTGACCGGGACACCGCGCTCCCTGGCGGCACTTCTCGGCCGTACCCGGGCGACCGTGCTGTGCGCGATCGCCGAGCACCCCGGCCTGACGACCAGTCAGCTCGCCTCCCGCGCGGGCATCTCGCCGGCGAGCGCGAGCGAACACGCCACGGTGCTGCGGTCGGCGGGACTGGTGAGCACGGCCCGGGACCGCAACGCCGTCCTGCACACCCCCACCGCGGCCGGGATCGGCCTGCTCAACGCGTCGACCGCCGACACCGCCGGGCCGGAACCCGCGGTCCTGCGCGCCTGA
- a CDS encoding tyrosine-protein phosphatase yields the protein MNRHIEFERLHNFRDLGGYRTEDGLAVRWGRLYRSDSLGKLAGEDWERFLGLGVRTVIDLRYPWEIEGKGRVPEHASLAYRNLSIEHRPYDQASLGADVETGRFLADRFLEVAHDGVEELREALRTIAAPDSGPLVFHCASGKDRTGLLAALVLALLGVPEGVIVEDFTLTELATDRLIADWRAANPGREITWPGYGRAPAAIMRLFLADLSARHGSVRGYATELLGVDEELVAALRAGLLEPAVEPAPAP from the coding sequence GTGAACAGACACATCGAGTTCGAGCGGCTGCACAACTTCCGTGACCTGGGCGGCTATCGCACCGAGGACGGCCTGGCGGTGCGATGGGGGCGGCTGTACCGCTCCGACTCGCTCGGCAAGCTCGCGGGCGAGGACTGGGAACGGTTCCTGGGCCTGGGCGTCCGCACCGTCATCGACCTGCGCTACCCGTGGGAGATCGAGGGCAAGGGCCGCGTCCCCGAGCACGCCTCGCTGGCGTACCGCAACCTCAGCATCGAGCATCGCCCGTACGACCAGGCGAGCCTCGGCGCGGACGTGGAGACCGGCCGGTTCCTCGCCGACCGCTTCCTGGAAGTCGCCCACGACGGGGTCGAGGAGCTGCGCGAGGCGCTGCGGACGATCGCGGCGCCCGACAGCGGGCCGCTCGTCTTCCACTGCGCCTCCGGCAAGGACCGCACGGGTCTGCTGGCGGCGCTCGTGCTGGCGCTGCTCGGGGTCCCCGAGGGCGTCATCGTCGAGGACTTCACCCTCACCGAGCTCGCCACGGACCGCCTGATCGCCGACTGGCGGGCCGCCAACCCCGGCCGCGAGATCACCTGGCCGGGCTACGGCCGCGCCCCCGCCGCCATCATGCGGCTCTTCCTCGCCGACCTGAGTGCGCGGCACGGGTCGGTGCGCGGGTACGCGACCGAACTGCTCGGAGTGGACGAGGAGTTGGTGGCCGCCCTGCGTGCCGGACTGCTGGAACCGGCGGTCGAGCCCGCCCCCGCCCCGTAA
- a CDS encoding CAP domain-containing protein — protein MQHHDDHPHVRPAASEGRAGRRRAHRQRSRQAVGTAVAGTVAVAAVAGALLWPHSDDPAEAVRTQAAPPAGHPLDTGAGPAAATPSASPSPIRSDAPTKTASPKPKPTRTAPASGSTHPGTGAGTGTGTTTTKGHAGGGQAPRRTAPPRTDNAPTGTAAAYVQQVVDLANAERAKAGCSPFKADRRLNASAQAHADDMAARNYYEHNSPEGRNAGDRMSAAGYDWHKWGENIHRGPKSPADAMRDWMKSPGHRANLLDCGFKDIGVGVNLSGNGPWWVQNFGS, from the coding sequence ATGCAGCACCACGACGACCACCCCCACGTACGGCCCGCGGCGAGCGAGGGCCGGGCCGGGCGCCGACGCGCTCACCGGCAGCGGTCCCGGCAGGCCGTCGGCACCGCGGTGGCCGGGACCGTGGCGGTCGCCGCCGTCGCCGGAGCGCTTCTGTGGCCGCACTCCGACGACCCCGCCGAGGCCGTCCGCACCCAGGCGGCCCCGCCCGCCGGGCACCCCCTGGACACCGGCGCCGGCCCGGCCGCCGCCACCCCGTCCGCCTCGCCCTCGCCGATACGCTCCGACGCCCCCACGAAGACCGCGTCCCCCAAGCCGAAGCCCACCCGGACCGCCCCCGCGTCCGGCTCCACGCACCCGGGCACCGGCGCGGGGACGGGCACGGGCACCACGACGACCAAGGGGCACGCGGGTGGTGGCCAGGCGCCCCGCAGGACCGCGCCGCCGCGTACCGACAACGCCCCGACCGGCACCGCCGCCGCGTACGTCCAGCAGGTCGTGGATCTCGCCAACGCCGAGCGCGCCAAGGCGGGTTGCTCGCCCTTCAAGGCCGACCGCCGCCTCAACGCGTCGGCCCAGGCGCACGCCGACGACATGGCGGCGCGCAACTACTACGAGCACAACAGCCCGGAGGGGCGCAACGCGGGCGACCGTATGAGCGCCGCCGGATACGACTGGCACAAGTGGGGCGAGAACATCCACCGGGGTCCGAAGAGCCCGGCCGACGCGATGCGCGACTGGATGAAGAGCCCGGGCCACCGCGCCAACCTCCTGGACTGCGGCTTCAAGGACATCGGCGTGGGCGTGAACCTGAGCGGCAACGGCCCGTGGTGGGTGCAGAACTTCGGCAGCTGA
- a CDS encoding serine protease: MVRRTRIIRHTAAFAAALLFGAGFAPAAAAAEGGPAGANPAAALDAYWSPARMAAALPGDAGKGAGAGPSARAVSPRQSTESTQSTDPTEDGPRPGEYIPPSRSFDGIPQAGTFFWTDANGTGRTCSGSVVRSPGHDLVLSAGHCLKGYAGPSPRRHLAFVPQYHDGLKPFGVFPVAADGVYVPQEYYDLGEHAGAAYDFGFAVTQPNQDGTRLQDAVGGVRLLTGTGYYHLPVRMIGYPGNAQKPLECWSWTTKWVSDDPADPGTFPRIACDAFVGGTSGGPMLVPRPDGWAVIGVIGGYHTGGNTPQVSYSAYFGAATRDLYRAAVTGAPPTGPAA; the protein is encoded by the coding sequence ATGGTGCGTAGGACCAGGATCATCCGGCACACCGCCGCGTTCGCGGCCGCCCTGCTGTTCGGCGCGGGGTTCGCCCCGGCCGCCGCCGCTGCCGAGGGCGGCCCGGCCGGGGCGAACCCGGCCGCCGCCCTCGACGCCTACTGGAGCCCCGCCCGGATGGCGGCCGCGCTCCCCGGTGACGCGGGCAAGGGCGCCGGGGCCGGGCCGTCGGCGCGGGCCGTGTCGCCCAGGCAGTCCACGGAGTCCACGCAGTCCACGGATCCCACCGAGGACGGGCCCCGGCCCGGCGAGTACATCCCGCCCAGCAGGAGCTTCGACGGCATCCCGCAGGCGGGCACCTTCTTCTGGACCGACGCCAACGGCACCGGGCGCACCTGCAGCGGCTCGGTGGTCCGCAGCCCCGGCCACGACCTGGTGCTGAGCGCCGGGCACTGCCTGAAGGGCTACGCGGGGCCCTCGCCCCGGCGCCATCTCGCCTTCGTGCCGCAGTACCACGACGGGCTCAAGCCGTTCGGTGTCTTCCCCGTGGCGGCCGACGGGGTCTACGTGCCACAGGAGTACTACGACCTGGGCGAGCACGCCGGAGCCGCGTACGACTTCGGCTTCGCGGTCACCCAGCCCAACCAGGACGGCACCCGGCTCCAGGACGCGGTGGGCGGCGTGCGCCTGCTCACCGGCACGGGCTACTACCACCTTCCGGTGCGCATGATCGGCTATCCGGGCAACGCGCAGAAGCCGCTGGAGTGCTGGAGCTGGACCACCAAGTGGGTCAGCGACGACCCGGCCGACCCGGGCACCTTCCCGCGCATCGCCTGCGACGCCTTCGTCGGCGGGACCAGCGGCGGCCCGATGCTGGTGCCGCGGCCGGACGGCTGGGCGGTGATCGGGGTCATCGGCGGCTACCACACCGGCGGCAACACCCCCCAGGTCTCCTACAGCGCCTACTTCGGCGCCGCCACCCGGGACCTCTACCGCGCCGCGGTCACCGGCGCCCCGCCGACGGGTCCGGCAGCCTGA
- a CDS encoding PLP-dependent aminotransferase family protein gives MTVQWSGRTPGLLLSLDRESGEQLRAQVERQVREAIRSGRLRVGERLPSSRELALGLGVSRGLVQECYAQLQAEGYLVTRVGAATRVAAGAHTPPAPAPPSGTGPGLLADFRWGVPDLGTFPLDDWLWALREAGRAMPTAALDYGDPRGSSVLREVLAGYARRVRAAAADPERMVVCSGYAQGLGLTLRALARAGVRTVAYEDPGSPATVSAAAASAGLAAVPVPVDAHGVDVRALAATDARAVVLTPAHQWPTGVVLSPGRRRELIAWAVRRDAYVVEDDYDAEFRYDREPVGAVQGLAADRVVSIGTVSKSLAPALRIGWLLCPPALAEDIVEHKRLSDRGSPTLDQLALARLIESGRFDRHLRRMRTTYAARRTALLDALAEHAPGVEVSGLAAGFHAVAHLDGAAEEGAVIAAARERSVGLYGMSPCRSTGATAPPRLVLGFGNVGERAIRAGVAAVGDCWWDGEAAHLSRGAAPPSRSV, from the coding sequence ATGACTGTCCAGTGGTCCGGTCGCACCCCCGGTCTGCTGCTCTCGCTCGACCGCGAGAGCGGCGAGCAACTGCGCGCGCAGGTGGAGCGGCAGGTGCGCGAGGCGATCCGCTCGGGGCGGCTCCGGGTCGGCGAGCGGCTGCCGTCCTCGCGTGAACTCGCCCTGGGGCTCGGGGTGTCGCGGGGCCTGGTGCAGGAGTGCTACGCCCAGCTCCAGGCCGAGGGATACCTGGTGACCCGGGTCGGCGCCGCGACTCGGGTCGCGGCCGGCGCGCACACCCCACCGGCGCCCGCCCCGCCGTCCGGGACCGGTCCCGGCCTGCTGGCCGACTTCCGCTGGGGCGTGCCCGACCTGGGCACCTTCCCCCTCGACGACTGGCTGTGGGCGCTGCGGGAGGCCGGGCGCGCCATGCCGACGGCGGCGCTCGACTACGGGGACCCGCGCGGCAGTTCCGTCCTGCGCGAGGTGCTGGCCGGATACGCGCGCCGGGTGCGGGCCGCGGCGGCCGACCCGGAGCGCATGGTCGTCTGCTCCGGCTACGCGCAGGGCCTGGGCCTGACGCTGCGGGCCCTCGCCCGCGCGGGGGTGCGCACCGTGGCGTACGAGGACCCGGGTTCACCCGCCACGGTGTCCGCGGCGGCGGCCTCGGCCGGGCTCGCGGCGGTCCCGGTGCCGGTCGACGCCCACGGCGTCGACGTGCGGGCATTGGCCGCGACGGACGCCCGCGCGGTGGTGCTCACCCCCGCCCACCAGTGGCCGACCGGGGTGGTGCTCTCCCCCGGGCGGCGGCGCGAGCTCATCGCCTGGGCGGTGCGCCGGGACGCATATGTCGTCGAGGACGACTACGACGCGGAGTTCCGCTACGACCGCGAGCCGGTGGGGGCGGTGCAGGGGCTCGCCGCGGACCGGGTGGTCTCCATCGGCACGGTCAGCAAGTCCCTGGCGCCCGCGCTGCGCATCGGCTGGCTGCTCTGCCCGCCCGCGCTCGCCGAGGACATCGTCGAGCACAAGCGGCTGAGCGACCGCGGCTCCCCCACCCTGGACCAGCTCGCCCTCGCGCGGCTGATCGAGTCCGGCCGCTTCGACCGGCATCTGCGCCGGATGCGCACCACGTACGCGGCGCGTCGCACCGCCCTGCTCGACGCCCTCGCCGAGCACGCGCCCGGGGTCGAGGTGAGCGGCCTCGCGGCGGGCTTCCACGCGGTCGCGCACCTCGACGGCGCGGCCGAGGAGGGCGCCGTGATCGCCGCCGCGCGCGAGCGGTCCGTCGGCCTGTACGGCATGAGCCCGTGCCGCTCGACGGGCGCGACGGCCCCGCCCCGGCTGGTGCTGGGGTTCGGCAACGTGGGCGAGCGGGCGATCCGGGCGGGGGTGGCGGCGGTGGGGGACTGCTGGTGGGACGGTGAGGCGGCGCACCTGTCCAGGGGCGCGGCGCCGCCGAGCCGTTCGGTATGA
- a CDS encoding sigma-70 family RNA polymerase sigma factor — protein sequence MPELVGAARTGDARAQERLVSDYLPLVYNVVGRAMDGHADVDDVVQETMFHALEGLDGLREPSRFRSWLIAIAMNQIRHRWRAQQYTTATPPEQLAEAAEPEPDFVDLTILRLGLSGQRREVAEATRWLDESDRELLALWWQEAAGELTRAELAEAMALTPQHAAVRVQRMKAQLEVGRIVVRALAARPLCDELARTVAGWDGRPAPVWRKRIARHTRDCRTCSGRGAGLVPAEGLLAGLALLVPLYGAARFVPGARLAPVASTAPLPGSPAPGPATPAKPRAYVVGGALAVAVVLGILAVLLWPDPRPEAKPAAPVVPRATVTSAAPTPSATPVPQPTKASPSPKATPKPVRPTPTAATPEQRLLRLVNSRRGAAGCAPLRMDPRLTTAAVRHARDMVARHYYDHASPEGQHADARMRATGYAVGAWAENLDRGTADPAAIVDDWTDGAIHQQNMLDCSYRDTGVAAVPGPDGTVWVQDFAGSPS from the coding sequence ATGCCGGAGCTGGTGGGCGCCGCGCGGACCGGCGACGCACGGGCCCAGGAGCGGCTGGTCTCCGACTACCTCCCGCTCGTCTACAACGTGGTCGGCCGCGCCATGGACGGGCACGCCGACGTCGACGACGTCGTGCAGGAGACCATGTTCCACGCCCTGGAGGGGCTCGACGGGCTGCGCGAGCCGTCCCGGTTCCGGTCCTGGCTGATCGCCATCGCGATGAACCAGATACGCCACCGCTGGCGGGCCCAGCAGTACACGACCGCGACGCCCCCCGAGCAGCTGGCCGAGGCGGCCGAGCCGGAACCGGACTTCGTGGACCTCACCATCCTGCGCCTGGGACTGTCCGGGCAGCGCCGCGAGGTGGCCGAGGCGACCCGCTGGCTCGACGAGAGCGACCGCGAACTGCTCGCCCTGTGGTGGCAGGAGGCGGCGGGCGAGCTCACCCGCGCCGAGCTCGCCGAGGCGATGGCCCTCACCCCGCAGCACGCCGCCGTACGCGTCCAGCGCATGAAGGCCCAGCTGGAGGTCGGCCGGATCGTGGTGCGGGCGCTCGCCGCCCGGCCGCTCTGCGACGAGCTGGCCCGGACCGTCGCCGGGTGGGACGGCCGCCCCGCCCCCGTGTGGCGCAAGCGGATCGCCCGCCACACCCGCGACTGCCGTACCTGCTCGGGCCGGGGCGCGGGCCTGGTGCCCGCCGAGGGCCTGCTCGCCGGTCTCGCCCTGCTCGTGCCGTTGTACGGGGCCGCCCGCTTCGTCCCAGGCGCCCGCCTCGCCCCGGTCGCGTCCACGGCGCCGCTGCCGGGGAGCCCCGCCCCGGGCCCGGCCACCCCGGCGAAGCCGCGCGCGTACGTGGTCGGGGGCGCCCTCGCCGTCGCCGTCGTCCTCGGGATCCTGGCCGTCCTGCTGTGGCCCGACCCGCGTCCCGAGGCGAAGCCCGCCGCACCCGTGGTGCCGCGGGCCACCGTGACGTCCGCCGCGCCGACCCCCTCCGCCACTCCCGTACCGCAGCCGACGAAGGCGAGCCCGTCGCCCAAGGCGACCCCCAAGCCCGTCCGGCCCACGCCGACCGCCGCCACCCCCGAGCAGCGGCTGCTGCGGCTGGTCAACAGCCGCCGTGGCGCGGCCGGTTGCGCACCGCTGCGCATGGACCCCCGGCTGACGACGGCGGCGGTCCGGCACGCCCGGGACATGGTGGCCCGCCACTACTACGACCACGCGAGCCCCGAGGGGCAGCACGCCGACGCCCGGATGCGGGCCACCGGGTACGCCGTGGGGGCCTGGGCGGAGAACCTGGACCGGGGGACGGCCGACCCGGCCGCGATCGTCGACGACTGGACGGACGGCGCGATCCACCAGCAGAACATGCTCGACTGCTCATACCGGGACACGGGCGTGGCCGCGGTGCCCGGCCCCGACGGCACGGTGTGGGTGCAGGACTTCGCGGGTTCGCCGTCCTGA
- a CDS encoding MFS transporter produces the protein MTTSSPSRTPAAPTRPPLLTRALALRFVSMVGASASLFLLLSAVPLYARESGAGGDTAGLATGALMLATVLGELGAPRLVARFGYRAALAAGLFLLGAPALVLTASGTMAWIVAVCFLRGLGFALTLVAGGALTASLIPAERRGEGLALVGVVGGVPNLVALPLGVWLGAHVGYGTVSVIAGAVALVAIASVPGLPDRELMCGESVGVLAGLRTGALVRPGTVFAATAVAAGIVVTFVPLAVPSSMGAVATAALFVQPAVSTAGRWWAGRLGDRHGAARLVLPGLLLSAAGVLMTALIRTPVAVLGGVALFGAGFGIAQNATLTLMYARVSTASYGTVSALWNLAYDGGMGVGAVGFGVLADRTGYSSAFVLTAALMLVAAVPAVRDRRTDPATRRP, from the coding sequence ATGACGACCTCCTCGCCCTCCCGCACACCGGCCGCCCCCACTCGACCGCCGCTTCTGACCCGGGCGTTGGCCCTCCGCTTCGTCAGCATGGTCGGCGCCTCGGCCAGCCTCTTCCTGCTGCTGTCCGCCGTACCGCTGTACGCGCGCGAGTCCGGCGCGGGCGGTGACACGGCGGGCCTGGCCACCGGCGCGCTGATGCTGGCCACGGTGCTCGGCGAGCTGGGCGCGCCCCGGCTCGTCGCCCGCTTCGGCTACCGGGCGGCGCTGGCGGCGGGACTGTTCCTGCTGGGTGCGCCCGCCCTGGTGCTGACCGCCTCCGGGACCATGGCGTGGATCGTGGCGGTGTGCTTCCTGCGCGGCCTCGGTTTCGCGCTCACCCTGGTCGCCGGCGGTGCGCTGACCGCCTCGCTGATCCCGGCCGAGCGCCGGGGCGAGGGGCTCGCGCTGGTCGGTGTGGTGGGCGGGGTGCCGAACCTGGTGGCGCTGCCGCTGGGCGTCTGGCTCGGCGCGCACGTCGGATACGGGACGGTCTCGGTCATCGCCGGGGCCGTCGCGCTGGTCGCGATCGCGTCCGTACCGGGGCTGCCCGACCGGGAGTTGATGTGCGGCGAGTCGGTGGGCGTGCTCGCGGGGCTGCGCACCGGCGCCCTGGTCCGGCCCGGCACGGTCTTCGCCGCGACGGCCGTGGCGGCGGGCATCGTCGTCACCTTCGTCCCGCTCGCCGTTCCGTCGTCGATGGGCGCGGTGGCGACGGCGGCCCTGTTCGTGCAGCCCGCCGTGTCGACGGCGGGCCGCTGGTGGGCTGGCCGCCTCGGCGACCGGCACGGCGCCGCGCGGCTCGTCCTGCCCGGTCTGCTCCTGTCGGCCGCCGGGGTGCTGATGACCGCGCTGATCCGCACGCCCGTCGCCGTGCTGGGCGGGGTGGCCCTGTTCGGCGCGGGCTTCGGCATCGCCCAGAACGCCACCCTCACGCTGATGTACGCACGGGTCTCCACGGCGAGTTACGGCACGGTCAGCGCGCTGTGGAACCTGGCGTACGACGGCGGGATGGGCGTCGGCGCGGTGGGGTTCGGGGTGCTCGCCGACCGTACCGGCTACTCCTCGGCGTTCGTGCTCACCGCCGCGCTGATGCTGGTCGCGGCCGTCCCGGCGGTGCGTGACCGCCGTACCGACCCTGCTACGCGCCGCCCGTGA
- a CDS encoding LysR family transcriptional regulator, with protein MTLDDLRVFVAACESGNLSAVARDLSRTQSAVSQHVKRLEAELGLPLLERRPRGVAPTQAGRILQQAAAQGIGHIELALRQLRELREGDGGTVRITTGATTVRHFMSDAVVRFRRAHPHVKLEFRTENSSRGCFNALAAGESDLAWITTGTPARGIEQRPVIELPWVLAVHADDPLARKSSIEVADLVEIRHIQLPANSRSRHHLDVQLAGLDITLASTTSVTDWDTAILLAELGLGHAVVPALPGWTTSGQGALRFVPLPMLPPLAAGWAVRQWDALGPLAQEFAGTVVDSLTGGA; from the coding sequence ATGACTCTCGACGACCTCCGTGTCTTCGTCGCCGCCTGTGAGAGCGGCAATCTCAGCGCCGTGGCACGCGATCTGTCCCGTACGCAGTCGGCGGTCAGCCAGCACGTCAAGCGCCTGGAGGCCGAGCTCGGCCTGCCCCTTCTGGAGCGGCGGCCCCGGGGCGTCGCCCCCACCCAGGCCGGGCGCATCCTGCAACAGGCCGCGGCCCAGGGCATCGGCCACATAGAACTGGCGCTGCGTCAGCTCCGCGAGCTGAGGGAGGGCGACGGCGGGACCGTCCGGATCACCACCGGAGCCACCACCGTGCGCCACTTCATGTCCGACGCGGTGGTGCGCTTCCGGCGCGCCCACCCCCACGTCAAGCTGGAGTTCCGTACCGAGAACTCCAGCCGGGGCTGCTTCAACGCCCTCGCCGCGGGCGAGTCCGACCTCGCCTGGATCACCACCGGCACCCCCGCGCGGGGCATCGAGCAGCGCCCGGTCATCGAGCTGCCCTGGGTCCTGGCCGTCCACGCGGACGACCCCCTGGCCCGAAAGAGCAGCATCGAGGTGGCGGACCTGGTCGAGATCCGCCATATCCAGCTGCCCGCCAACTCCAGGTCCCGGCACCACCTGGACGTCCAACTGGCCGGTCTTGACATCACGTTGGCGTCGACCACCAGCGTGACCGACTGGGACACCGCCATCCTGCTGGCCGAGCTCGGGCTCGGCCACGCCGTGGTGCCGGCGCTGCCCGGCTGGACCACGTCCGGCCAGGGCGCCCTGCGCTTCGTGCCCCTGCCGATGCTGCCCCCGCTGGCGGCGGGCTGGGCGGTGCGCCAGTGGGACGCGCTGGGCCCGCTCGCCCAGGAGTTCGCGGGCACGGTCGTGGACAGCCTCACGGGCGGCGCGTAG